A part of Miscanthus floridulus cultivar M001 chromosome 6, ASM1932011v1, whole genome shotgun sequence genomic DNA contains:
- the LOC136461092 gene encoding uncharacterized protein: MAVPNYIYLKLKMSGPNGVITIESTYKHAYDCNVECIEYAEALVEAETLIVNLDQLGSEVPDSKRCAGTFEPMEAVKLVPVDPTCPNDRALRISATLDIK, from the coding sequence atggcggtccccaactacatctacctcaagctcaagatgtcgggtcccaatggcgtcatcactatcgagtccacgtacAAGCATGCATACGATTGcaacgtcgaatgcatcgagtacgccgaggctctcgtggaagccgagaccctcatcgtcaacctcgaccagcttggtagcgaggtgcctgactctAAGCGTTGTGCTGGGACTTTTGAGCCcatggaggccgtcaagctcgtcccggtcgaccccacctgtcCTAATgatcgggcgctgaggatcagcgccaccctcgacatcaaatag